The window AAGCTAACTACGGGGAATTCCCTGAAGAAAAGCTGGCAATAACAGGGATTGTCGGAATAGATATCGAGGAGATGACCGGCAAGGAAGACCTCGGCAAAGGCAGCCTTAAGGATGCCGTACTGAAGGCATTGAGAGACAGGGTACAGTTACCCATAGTCCTTGAATAGAAAGGCGCATCGGTGGTTTGTCACCCTGAACCCTGAGTCCCGAAAGCCTTCGGGATATTGTTTCAGGGTCTCAAAAGAGACCGTAACAGAGAGATGCTGAAATAAATTCAGCATGACAGCGACGGAGAGAATGATGAATATTGGTTCTCTAAGTATCTCGAGGAAGATTCGGTTGAAAACCAGTTCAAATGGCTGAGAGCAGCTGGATTTGAGGATGTGGGATGTCACTGCCGCTACCTTAACTTTGCCATCTTCGGGGGACGGAAACCGGAATGACCTGTTAAGAAAACATACGGCGGGTTCGCTTGGATTGTGTTTTCGAAGTTTATTTGAGAGAATAATGGCGATAAAGGAGATTGGTCCTGGATTCAAAATTGAGATATAGGAGAAAATATCCGAAAGCTGGATGAAATAAAATCATGGAGAGACAGACAATGGAATCCTTTAAATGGGATGGCAGGGATTATCAGCAATTCTCAAAGTACCAGACCGAAGAGGGGATAAAACTCATCGAACTCCTTAATGTAAGAAACGGAGAGAGCATACTGGACGTTGGATGCGGCAATGGACTCCTGACTCTGGATATTGCAAAGAATGATCCTAAGGGGTTGGTGCTTGGGATAGATTCCTCAGGTGATATGCTGAAAAAAGCGGAAGAAAACAAGAGAGAGCAGGACGTCGGAAATGTCGATTTTCAACTTAAAGATGTCCTCTCCGTAGATTATGAAAACCGCTTTGATGCGATATTCTCCAACTCCGCCCTGCACTGGATTAAGGACCACGGAGAATTGCTGACAAGATTCCATAAGGCTTTAAACCCCGGTGGTCGTATGGCATTGGGATTTGCATCAAGGGGTAATATAGATTCAT of the bacterium BMS3Abin08 genome contains:
- the tam gene encoding trans-aconitate 2-methyltransferase, translated to MESFKWDGRDYQQFSKYQTEEGIKLIELLNVRNGESILDVGCGNGLLTLDIAKNDPKGLVLGIDSSGDMLKKAEENKREQDVGNVDFQLKDVLSVDYENRFDAIFSNSALHWIKDHGELLTRFHKALNPGGRMALGFASRGNIDSFLEIINHIMEDDEFSTSFKGFNFSWYFPGKEYNGLLKDAGFERCELKFKSVEIRMTKEELMGWFRTVGMPYWGHLPAPLSGEFFDRVVNEYIKSRQGQGIAVVFKRVIVTGIKEDSHFNGKSSC